The Notolabrus celidotus isolate fNotCel1 chromosome 16, fNotCel1.pri, whole genome shotgun sequence genomic sequence TATTTAAAACTCTGCCTATTTTCAGCACTTGCGAGCCCAGTTCTTTTGCTGCTCCTAGAAGCTCCCGTGAATTTTTGTTGGACTGACTGTAGAGATTGTGGATCTTCTCTAGAAACACTTTGAAGTGATTGACTGCCTGAACCTCATCCACAGCATCAGATACAGCCAGTTCCAAACGGTGGTTCATGCAATGCCATGTGAAGAGGTTAGGGTACCTTGCGGTGAGCCTGGTTGCCACACCAGAGTTCTTGCCTAACATGACACTGGCTCCATCAGAAACAAATGAGACCCAGTTCTTTTGAAGCCACTCTTCAGTGAAGCCTGCAGTGTCCAAACAGTTCAGCAGAGCTTCTTCTATATCCACTGCTCTTTGGCTCTCCAGCTCAACCAGCTCCAGGAACAAAAATTCAGGAGTACCTCCATCCACTGAGGCTTTCAAGTTAACAATCATTGCAGATTTGTGGCTGAGAGATGTAGCTTCGTCAATGAGAACAGACAACTTGCTTGAACACGTCACAATACTCTGGACTATCTTCTCCTGCATCTCTTTTGCTATGTGTTCTACAATTTTTGTTGAACTGTACCTCGAGTGCAGATTAGTGCCCATGTTGGCACCATTTTTTTCCTGAAGTTCAATGAGACTCTCATGATCAGTAAAGGGTCGGCTCATCTTTGCAAGATAGTATGCTGTTCTGAATACAGAATCTGTCTCTGCAAACACAGTCTCTGACAAGGCTTTCACCATATTTCCGAC encodes the following:
- the LOC117828309 gene encoding E3 SUMO-protein ligase KIAA1586-like, with product MSEEWVQFKIQASGSSRSTSLASLRNKIRRHEVSRAHKIAQELIEKGEQDLVGNMVKALSETVFAETDSVFRTAYYLAKMSRPFTDHESLIELQEKNGANMGTNLHSRYSSTKIVEHIAKEMQEKIVQSIVTCSSKLSVLIDEATSLSHKSAMIVNLKASVDGGTPEFLFLELVELESQRAVDIEEALLNCLDTAGFTEEWLQKNWVSFVSDGASVMLGKNSGVATRLTARYPNLFTWHCMNHRLELAVSDAVDEVQAVNHFKVFLEKIHNLYSQSNKNSRELLGAAKELGSQVLKIGRVLNTRWVASSFRSVKAVWTSYEALNRHFENAAGDPTRSSKKKRDKLTEAWHVECKAKNSFVTWDSCMMH